From a single Eremothecium sinecaudum strain ATCC 58844 chromosome III, complete sequence genomic region:
- the HNT1 gene encoding adenosine 5'-monophosphoramidase (Syntenic homolog of Ashbya gossypii AFR157W; Syntenic homolog of Saccharomyces cerevisiae YDL125C (HNT1); 1-intron in Ashbya gossypii) — protein MATPVVHDAACIFCKIIKGEIPSFKLVETPLSYSFLDIQPTAEAHALIIPKYHGAKLHNLPDEYLADILPVTKKIAKAIGIDNDGPDGPGYNILQNNGRIAHQVVDHVHFHLIPKNDEKTGLIVGWPSIDTNLDKLGQLHKKLLENLEKGEAA, from the exons ATGGCTACCCCCGTTGTTCACGATGCTGCTTGTATCTTCTGCAAAATCATTAAAG GAGAAATTCCTTCTTTCAAGCTAGTTGAAACCCCTCTGAGCTACTCTTTTCTGGATATCCAGCCCACAGCTGAGGCACATGCTCTTATTATTCCAAAGTATCATGGAGCTAAATTACATAATTTACCTGATGAGTACTTGGCCGACATCTTGCCAGTTACCAAGAAAATAGCTAAAGCTATCGGCATTGACAATGATGGCCCAGACGGCCCAGGTTACAATATCCTACAGAACAACGGTAGGATTGCCCATCAGGTTGTTGATCACGTTCACTTCCACCTTATCCCAAAGAATGATGAGAAGACTGGTTTAATTGTTGGCTGGCCTTCAATAGATACTAACCTAGACAAGTTGGGACAACTACACAAGAAGCTTCTTGAAAACCTCGAAAAAGGAGAAGCTGCCTGA
- the PUT4 gene encoding proline permease PUT4 (Syntenic homolog of Ashbya gossypii AFR156W; Non-syntenic homolog of Saccharomyces cerevisiae YOR348C (PUT4)), translated as MKESATLKEKNVDNGNEIVQADEAYKAAYRLETNATSTSEYSEQQCELKKGLSNRHVQLIAFGGCIGTGLFIGTGITLRESGPVPLVLSFVIISTFVYPIMCSLAEMICFLPQQGAVADLVARYVDPSLSFATGWNYAYANAMIVPAEMTAAASIVRYWTDAVPVAVWMAIFLVLIVALNFTAVQYYGESEFWFSSIKIICIFVLLIVSVVIFFGGAPTHDRIGFRYWKNPGPFGHYIAEGATGRLADVWTALVRSTFSFILSPELIGLACVEAKDTRRNIEKASKRFAYRIIFFYVSSALMISVILASNDPKLVAALDSNAPGAASSPFVQGIANAGIPIMDHVVNVAVLTAAWSAGNSFLYASSRLVLAQSKQGNAPKFLGKINRFGTPYNAVAVCSVFGALSFLNVSNSTGRVFTWLTNVSTISGFIGWAMIGISYIRFRKAVHYNNLQSRLPYRSPLQPYSAYYAVIAVSIITITNGYRVFLKGQWNTSNFIAAYINLPIFFGLYLGHKLYYKTRWYIPLEQIDVITGLEEAEQESSMSNFVPPKTLWQKFIYWLL; from the coding sequence ATGAAGGAAAGTGCTACGTTGAAGGAAAAGAATGTAGATAATGGCAACGAAATAGTACAGGCCGATGAAGCATATAAGGCTGCCTATCGACTAGAAACTAATGCAACCTCAACTTCAGAATACAGTGAGCAGCAATGTGAACTAAAAAAAGGGTTGTCGAATCGTCATGTTCAATTGATCGCTTTCGGTGGTTGCATTGGAACGGGATTATTCATAGGTACCGGTATTACTCTGCGAGAATCCGGCCCAGTGCCTTTAGTGCTCTCGTTCGTTATCATTTCTACTTTTGTCTACCCGATCATGTGTTCGCTGGCGGAAATGATCTGTTTTCTTCCTCAGCAGGGTGCTGTTGCGGATCTTGTTGCTAGGTATGTTGACCCAAGTCTGTCATTTGCGACGGGATGGAATTACGCGTATGCTAATGCAATGATTGTTCCTGCAGAGATGACTGCTGCTGCAAGTATTGTAAGGTATTGGACAGATGCAGTACCCGTAGCCGTTTGGATGGCTATATTTTTAGTGCTTATTGTTGCATTGAATTTCACGGCTGTACAGTACTACGGAGAGTCCGAATTTTGGTTTTCATCTATTAAAATTATTTGTATTTTTGTCTTATTAATTGTAAGTGTGGTTATATTCTTTGGCGGTGCGCCAACTCATGATAGAATCGGTTTCCGATACTGGAAAAATCCGGGGCCATTTGGACACTATATTGCAGAAGGAGCTACTGGAAGACTTGCCGATGTTTGGACTGCTCTTGTGCGCTCTACATTTTCCTTTATCCTCTCTCCTGAGCTAATTGGGCTGGCGTGTGTGGAAGCCAAGGATACCAGGCGTAACATTGAAAAGGCTTCTAAAAGATTTGCCTACAGAATTATTTTCTTCTATGTCTCCTCTGCGCTTATGATCAGTGTGATCTTGGCAAGCAATGATCCTAAATTAGTGGCGGCTTTAGATAGCAACGCGCCAGGTGCTGCCTCATCTCCTTTTGTTCAAGGTATTGCCAATGCAGGGATTCCAATTATGGACCATGTCGTTAATGTCGCGGTTCTTACTGCTGCTTGGTCGGCAGGTAATTCATTCTTATATGCGTCATCCAGACTTGTCCTTGCGCAGTCTAAGCAAGGTAATGCGCCAAAATTCTTAGGCAAGATCAACAGATTTGGTACACCTTATAACGCTGTTGCTGTGTGCTCTGTCTTTGGAGCGTTGTCATTTCTGAATGTCTCCAACTCTACCGGGCGTGTTTTTACATGGTTAACTAATGTCAGTACCATTTCTGGGTTTATCGGATGGGCTATGATAGGGATTTCATACATACGTTTCAGAAAAGCTGTACACTACAACAATCTGCAATCTAGATTACCCTACAGAAGTCCACTTCAACCCTACTCCGCCTATTACGCTGTGATTGCCGTGAGTATTATAACGATAACGAATGGATACCGTGTTTTCCTCAAAGGGCAATGGAATACGAGTAACTTCATTGCCGCATATATCAATTTACCTATATTCTTTGGACTTTATTTAGGGCATAAACTGTACTACAAAACCCGTTGGTATATTCCTCTGGAACAGATTGATGTTATTACTGGCCTCGAGGAGGCAGAACAAGAAAGCAGTATGTCCAATTTTGTTCCACCAAAGACCCTCTGGCAGAAGTTTATATATTGGTTATTGTAA
- the CDC48 gene encoding AAA family ATPase CDC48 (Syntenic homolog of Ashbya gossypii AFR158W; Syntenic homolog of Saccharomyces cerevisiae YDL126C (CDC48)), producing MAKKEHKKLLDASGAAPKEEDATATAILRRKKKDNYLLVDDATNDDNSVIAINSQTMDLLQLFRGDTVLVKGKMRKDTVLIVLIDDELADGVCRVNRVVRNNLRVRLGDLVSIHPCPDIKYAERISVLPIADTIEGLTGNLFDVYLKPYFVEAYRPVRKGDHFIVRGSMRQVEFKVVDVEPEDYAVVAQDTIIHSEGEAINREDEENNINEVGYDDIGGCRKQMAQIREMVELPLRHPQLFKAIGIKPPKGVLMYGPPGTGKTLMARAVANETGAFFFLINGPEVMSKMAGESESNLRKAFEEAEKNAPAIIFIDEIDSIAPKRDKTNGEVERRVVSQLLTLMDGMKSRSNVVVIAATNRPNSIDPALRRFGRFDREVDIGIPDATGRLEILHIHTKNMRLADDVNLETLAAETHGYVGADIASLCSEAAMQQIREKMSLIDLDEDEIDAEVLDSLGVTMDNFRFALGNSNPSALRETVVESVNVTWDDVGGLDDIKKELKETVEYPVLHPDQYIKFGLSPSKGVLFYGPPGTGKTLLAKAVATEVSANFISVKGPELLSMWYGESESNIRDIFDKARAAAPTVVFLDELDSIAKARGGSMGDAGGASDRVVNQLLTEMDGMNAKKNVFVIGATNRPDQIDPAILRPGRLDQLIYVPLPDEAGRMSILKAQLRKTPLEPGLDLSAIAKASQGFSGADLSYIVQRAAKFAIRDSIEAQKRAQEEKAAKVKTEDVEMSDANAPTSEDEEIDAVPYITREHFADAMKTAKRSVSDAELRRYEAYAQQMKASRGQFGNFSFGDAAGPGTTSGATNGGTEGAAGAAFNNDADEDDDLYS from the coding sequence ATGGCCAAAAAGGAACATAAGAAGTTGTTAGATGCCTCGGGTGCTGCTCCTAAAGAGGAGGACGCTACCGCCACTGCAATTTTaagaaggaagaagaaagatAACTACTTGCTAGTAGACGATGCTACCAACGATGATAATTCGGTAATTGCAATTAACTCTCAGACTATGGATTTGTTGCAATTATTTCGGGGAGATACAGTTTTGGTGAAGGGTAAGATGAGGAAAGATACCGTGTTAATTGTGTTGATTGACGACGAATTGGCAGATGGAGTTTGTAGAGTTAACCGTGTTGTGCGTAATAACTTACGTGTAAGACTTGGTGACTTGGTTTCAATCCATCCATGCCCAGATATCAAGTATGCGGAAAGAATCTCGGTGTTACCGATCGCGGACACTATTGAAGGGTTAACTGGTAATCTATTTGATGTTTATTTGAAACCATACTTTGTAGAAGCCTATAGGCCGGTTAGAAAGGGTGATCATTTTATTGTTAGGGGTAGTATGAGACAAGTTGAGTTTAAGGTCGTTGACGTTGAACCAGAAGACTACGCTGTGGTTGCGCAGGATACCATTATTCATTCAGAAGGCGAAGCAATTAATAGGGAAGATGAGGAAAACAACATAAATGAGGTCGGTTACGATGATATTGGTGGTTGTCGTAAGCAAATGGCACAAATTAGAGAAATGGTCGAGTTGCCGTTAAGACATCCTCAGTTGTTCAAAGCTATTGGTATAAAACCTCCTAAAGGTGTTTTAATGTATGGGCCACCGGGTACTGGTAAGACATTGATGGCTAGAGCGGTTGCTAACGAAACTGGTGCATTCTTTTTCCTAATTAACGGTCCAGAAGTCATGTCTAAAATGGCCGGTGAGTCGGAATCTAACTTAAGAAAGGCTTTCGAAGAAGCCGAGAAGAACGCCCCCGCAATTATTTTTATTGATGAGATTGATTCTATTGCCCCTAAGCGTGATAAAACTAATGGTGAAGTCGAGAGAAGAGTCGTCTCTCAATTATTAACACTGATGGATGGTATGAAATCCAGATCTAATGTGGTAGTTATCGCTGCTACCAACAGGCCAAACTCGATAGATCCTGCTTTAAGAAGATTTGGAAGATTCGATCGTGAAGTTGATATTGGCATTCCAGATGCTACTGGTAGATTAGAAATCTTGCATATTCACACTAAGAACATGAGATTAGCTGATGATGTTAACTTGGAGACCTTAGCAGCTGAAACACATGGTTATGTCGGAGCAGATATCGCTTCCTTATGTTCTGAAGCTGCTATGCAGCAAATTAGAGAAAAGATGAGCTTGATTGACCTAGATGAAGATGAGATCGACGCCGAAGTGCTTGATTCTCTAGGAGTTACCATGGATAACTTCAGATTTGCCTTGGGCAACTCTAACCCATCTGCTCTACGTGAGACCGTTGTTGAATCAGTTAATGTCACCTGGGATGATGTTGGTGGTCTAGATGACATCAAGAAGGAACTAAAGGAAACAGTTGAATACCCAGTATTGCACCCAGATCAATACATTAAATTCGGTCTTTCACCTTCAAAGGGTGTGTTATTCTATGGTCCTCCTGGTACAGGTAAGACATTATTGGCTAAAGCTGTAGCAACTGAAGTGTCAGCTAACTTCATCTCTGTTAAGGGTCCTGAATTGTTGAGTATGTGGTACGGTGAATCTGAGTCCAATATCCGTGACATATTTGATAAAGCCAGAGCGGCAGCACCAACTGTCGTTTTCTTGGATGAGTTAGATTCCATTGCAAAGGCTAGAGGTGGTTCCATGGGTGATGCCGGTGGTGCTTCGGATAGGGTTGTGAACCAGTTGTTAACCGAAATGGATGGTATGAATGCTAAAAAGAACGTATTTGTTATCGGTGCAACTAACAGGCCGGACCAAATTGACCCGGCTATTTTGAGACCAGGTAGGTTGGACCAATTGATTTATGTCCCACTTCCTGATGAAGCTGGTAGAATGTCTATTTTAAAGGCACAGTTGAGGAAGACACCGTTAGAGCCTGGCTTAGACTTGTCGGCAATTGCAAAGGCTTCCCAAGGTTTCTCTGGTGCTGACTTGTCCTATATAGTTCAAAGAGCTGCCAAGTTTGCAATTAGAGACTCTATTGAAGCTCAGAAGCGTGCCCAAGAAGAGAAAGCAGCAAAGGTTAAAACCGAAGATGTAGAGATGTCGGACGCAAACGCCCCTACATCTGAGGACGAAGAGATAGATGCTGTTCCATATATTACAAGAGAGCACTTTGCAGATGCAATGAAGACTGCTAAGCGTTCAGTTTCAGATGCCGAGCTACGTCGTTATGAAGCATATGCCCAGCAGATGAAAGCCTCCAGAGGTCAATTTGGCAACTTCTCATTTGGAGATGCGGCCGGTCCCGGTACAACTTCTGGAGCCACTAATGGCGGTACTGAGGGTGCCGCAGGCGCTGCATTCAACAACGATGCTGACGAAGATGATGATTTGTACAGTTAA